The following are encoded in a window of Spiroplasma tabanidicola genomic DNA:
- a CDS encoding glycoside hydrolase family 1 protein produces the protein MSNFEFPKNFMIGGAAAATQYEGAFDQDDKGMCVADYKFYNPKLVRNDTKINWLEMTKQEYNDAKKNKDLVFPFRWGIDFYNKYAEDFKLFKQVGINTFRTSISWSRIIPKNDGVVNQKAVDHYKKIFDEALKNNIKLVLTINHYDCPIWLLEEFNGFENKKSIEKFLEYAKVVLTEFDKYTDYWICFNEINLTTHGGYTGAGLVVDENDDKRLEKLYNAVHNQFVAQALCVKLAHKINPNNKMGSMNAAGHSYPASTNPKDGLAELKVSQMYKWYFYEVIANGVYPQYALNYFQKMNIKLNITEEEKEILKNNTVDYLTFSYYSSNTVEYDEEEKNILHGKPGPRNKFLEATEWGWQIDPIGLRVFMNDLYYRFKKPIMIVENGMGVDEKWDDKKNELNDSYRINYLQEHLKNLLLAIYEDGVECIGYTIWTAIDLVSLSSKEMSKRYGLIYVDIDDYGKGSGERRIKESGKWFKQVVDSNGKKLWEN, from the coding sequence ATGAGTAATTTTGAATTTCCAAAAAACTTTATGATTGGAGGAGCTGCTGCTGCAACGCAATACGAAGGAGCTTTTGATCAAGATGATAAAGGTATGTGTGTTGCGGACTACAAATTTTATAATCCTAAATTAGTAAGAAATGATACAAAGATAAATTGACTTGAAATGACAAAACAAGAATATAACGATGCTAAAAAAAATAAAGATTTAGTTTTTCCATTTAGATGGGGAATAGATTTTTATAATAAGTATGCAGAAGACTTTAAATTGTTTAAACAAGTTGGAATAAACACATTTAGAACTTCTATATCATGAAGTAGAATAATTCCAAAAAATGATGGAGTTGTAAATCAAAAAGCAGTTGATCATTATAAAAAAATATTTGATGAAGCTTTAAAAAATAATATTAAATTAGTTTTAACAATTAACCATTATGATTGTCCAATTTGATTATTAGAAGAGTTTAATGGTTTTGAAAATAAAAAATCTATTGAAAAATTTTTAGAGTATGCAAAAGTTGTGCTAACAGAGTTTGATAAATATACAGATTATTGAATTTGTTTTAATGAGATTAACTTAACAACTCATGGTGGATATACTGGAGCTGGACTTGTTGTTGATGAAAATGATGATAAAAGATTAGAAAAATTATACAATGCAGTTCACAATCAATTTGTTGCTCAAGCATTGTGTGTAAAGTTAGCACACAAAATCAATCCAAATAATAAAATGGGTTCAATGAATGCAGCTGGACATTCTTATCCTGCTTCAACTAATCCAAAAGATGGATTAGCAGAGTTAAAAGTTTCTCAAATGTATAAATGATATTTTTATGAAGTAATTGCAAATGGAGTATATCCTCAGTATGCATTAAACTATTTTCAAAAAATGAATATTAAATTAAACATTACTGAAGAAGAAAAAGAAATTTTAAAAAATAATACAGTTGACTATTTAACTTTCTCTTATTATTCTTCTAATACTGTAGAGTATGATGAAGAGGAAAAAAATATTTTACATGGTAAACCAGGACCAAGAAATAAATTTTTAGAAGCAACTGAATGAGGATGACAAATTGATCCAATTGGTTTAAGAGTATTTATGAATGATTTATATTATCGTTTTAAAAAACCTATTATGATTGTTGAAAATGGTATGGGTGTTGATGAAAAATGAGATGATAAAAAAAATGAGTTAAATGATTCATATAGAATAAATTATTTACAAGAACATTTAAAAAATTTATTATTAGCAATTTATGAAGATGGAGTTGAATGTATTGGATATACAATTTGAACAGCAATTGATTTAGTAAGTTTATCTTCAAAAGAAATGTCAAAACGTTATGGTTTAATTTATGTTGACATTGACGACTATGGAAAAGGTAGTGGAGAAAGAAGAATAAAAGAATCAGGAAAATGATTTAAACAAGTTGTGGATAGTAACGGAAAAAAACTTTGAGAAAACTAA